From a region of the Salvelinus fontinalis isolate EN_2023a chromosome 13, ASM2944872v1, whole genome shotgun sequence genome:
- the LOC129868079 gene encoding protein phosphatase 1 regulatory subunit 14A-like, translating to MAANRVGRTHTDEVHSSDLGTSPEHGGNLQKRQAQVTVKYNRKELQRRLDVEKWIDDCLNELYLGKEEDVPEEVNIDDLIDLPSNGERVKKLQEILQTCSNNTETFIGELLVKLEGLHKQEELATEGIEHPSLCNHPQHRHEPYHFNDPHCPRTHTHTHQTL from the exons ATGGCTGCCAACAGGGTCGGAAGGACGCACACAGATGAAGTCCACTCGTCAGATTTGGGAACGTCTCCGGAACACGGAGGCAACCTTCAGAAGAGACAAGCTCAAGTTACTGTGAAATACAACAGAAAAGAGCTGCAGAGACGACTAGACGTGGAGAAATGGATAGATGACTGTTTGAACGAGCTGTACTTGGGCAAG gAGGAAGACGTGCCAGAGGAGGTAAACATTGATGACCTGATAGATCTCCCTAGCAATGGGGAGCGAGTGAAAAAGTTACAG GAGATCCTTCAGACATGCAGCAACAACACTGAG ACCTTCATCGGCGAGCTGTTGGTCAAGCTGGAAGGCCTTCACAAGCAAGAGGAGCTGGCTACAGAGGGCATCGAACACCCCTCCCTTTGCAACCACCCCCAGCACCGCCATGAGCCGTACCACTTCAACGACCCCCACTGCCCccgcacccacacccacacccaccagACCCTCTGA